One Alkalinema sp. FACHB-956 genomic window, CTTTTACCACTTGGCGCGGGCTTCCATTAACCAACTGGAAACCACCGCGAATCTCAAAGCGTTCTATCAAATCATTGTCCAGGAGGTTCGCAACGTCACGGACTTCGATCGGGTCATGCTGTACAAATTTGACGATGATGGCCATGGGGAAGTCGTCGCGGAAGCTAAGCTAGCTGAAATGGAATCCTACATGGGCTTGCATTTCCCGGAATCCGACATCCCCAAACCCGCCCGCAAACTCTTCGTCTCCAACTGGATTCGGGTGATCCCCGACAGCCAAGCAGCACCGATCGACCTCTATCCCGCCCAAAATCCCGTTACCCATCAACCCACCGACCTCACCCAATCCATCCTGCGCAGCGCCTACAGTTGCCACCGCGAATACCTGCACAACATGGGCGTGGGCGCATCCTTGACCATTTCCCTAATGAAGGATCAAAAACTCTGGGGACTGATTGCCTGCCACCACCGCACCGCAAAACCCGTGCCCTATGAACTACGGAAAGCCTGCGAATTTTTAGGTCGGGTGATTTTCTCAGAAATTGCGACGCGGGAAGAAGAAGCGGACTACCTCTACCGCACCCAACTGGCACAGGTGCAGTCAGCGTTGATTGAACAAATGTCTGAAGCCGAGCACTTCATTGCGGGTCTGGTACAGCAGGAACCCAATCTGCTCGATCTGGTGAATGCAACGGGTGCAGCCATCTATTTCAATGGCCGCTGGACGACGATCGGCCAAACTCCCGCCGAGGAAGAACTGAGCTACCTGGGCAAATGGCTCGGTAAAAACATTGAAGAAGACGTGTTTTACACCGACTCCCTGCCGTTGCTCTACACCGATGGGGAACGGTTTAAGGACGTGGCCAGCGGTCTGTTGGCGATCGCGATTTCCAAACGCAGTTACGTGCTGTGGTTCCGGCCAGAGGTGCTGCAAACCGTGAACTGGGGCGGCAATCCTAACCAAGCCTATGAATTGCAGCAATCGGGCAGCGATCTCCGTCTCTGTCCCCGCAAGTCCTTTGATCTGTGGAAGGAAACGGTGCATCTCAAGTCGCTCCCTTGGCAAGCGATCGAAGTGAAAGCGGTTTTGGAATTGAAAAAGGCGATCGTCAATATCGTCCTGCGGCAGGCGGAAGAATTAGCGCTGTTGGCCCAGGATTTGGAGCGATCGAACGCAGAACTGAAAAAGTTTGCCTACGTGGCTTCCCATGACTTGCAGGAACCGCTGAACCAGGTGGCCAATTATGTGCAACTGCTGGAAATGCGTTATGACCAGCAACTGGATCAGGATGCCAAGGAATTCATTGATTTCGCGGTGGAAGGGGTGAGCCTGATGCAAACGCTGATTGATGATGTCTTGGCCTATTCCAAGGTGGATTTGAAGGGGGTGGAATGGCAGTTAACCCAGGTAGAAACGTCGCTGAACCAAGCCCTGAGCAACCTGCGCAGCCGCATTAGTGAAACCGATGCCGTCATCACCTACGATGCCATGCCCACGATCGTCGCCGATGGCACTCAGCTAATGCAGATGTTCCAAAACCTGATCGGCAACGCGATCAAATTCCGCAAGCCCCACGTCTCGCCACGGATTCACATTACCGCAGAACGGCAGGAGGAGGAGTGGCTGTTCTCCGTGCAAGATAATGGCATTGGCATTGATCCCCAATTTAGCGATCGCATTTTCGTCATCTTCCAACGGCTGCATACGCGGGATGAATACGCCGGATCGGGCATGGG contains:
- a CDS encoding ATP-binding protein, with amino-acid sequence MTSLPFNVHSLATEEINLTHLKQPSIHILTQIQPHGVLLVLQEPELTVLQVSRNASRLLGITPEQLLGQPLDDLLDSFQIDRLRQGLSYQNLDFINPTKIWVRLAGDQYSVFDAVFHRSADGFLVAELEPALSQNNIPFLSFYHLARASINQLETTANLKAFYQIIVQEVRNVTDFDRVMLYKFDDDGHGEVVAEAKLAEMESYMGLHFPESDIPKPARKLFVSNWIRVIPDSQAAPIDLYPAQNPVTHQPTDLTQSILRSAYSCHREYLHNMGVGASLTISLMKDQKLWGLIACHHRTAKPVPYELRKACEFLGRVIFSEIATREEEADYLYRTQLAQVQSALIEQMSEAEHFIAGLVQQEPNLLDLVNATGAAIYFNGRWTTIGQTPAEEELSYLGKWLGKNIEEDVFYTDSLPLLYTDGERFKDVASGLLAIAISKRSYVLWFRPEVLQTVNWGGNPNQAYELQQSGSDLRLCPRKSFDLWKETVHLKSLPWQAIEVKAVLELKKAIVNIVLRQAEELALLAQDLERSNAELKKFAYVASHDLQEPLNQVANYVQLLEMRYDQQLDQDAKEFIDFAVEGVSLMQTLIDDVLAYSKVDLKGVEWQLTQVETSLNQALSNLRSRISETDAVITYDAMPTIVADGTQLMQMFQNLIGNAIKFRKPHVSPRIHITAERQEEEWLFSVQDNGIGIDPQFSDRIFVIFQRLHTRDEYAGSGMGLAICKKIVECHRGRIWVDSQLGQGATFYFTIPVGGRDRHHANAQRKQNYPFG